Proteins encoded by one window of Anopheles maculipalpis chromosome 2RL, idAnoMacuDA_375_x, whole genome shotgun sequence:
- the LOC126567449 gene encoding uncharacterized protein LOC126567449, translated as MERQRRAFSVGLFLVLLSLVGFVKTATGNYNIPDELIHCYRGNGTLPGPPHTLPFLLELIRKIERHNPTTLDIRMLSAEVIHRLRIDGIEKVPGVAETEFVTPHSPRGIMVPKYALQRQLVSNVPGRIDFEAFLTPFEICNLHRMLSSSVEPFQRDDERLTCPLTLMSNDGNAQAPWITQNKSQKSNSNRTTFARPLSRCPLERGTCHTTEYGTIAPGIVIMSIAAGLQPQNVLISEFVTAYRKKNPYENLETMDKADTRKQLDKLFASLESIDNMYAAGLAGDLAEVCLYQGPALMRDVVIGLAGSWNDTYFPRARYLSEAHAGRWEMTDSEILAGIDGFFLAQQTPQLYKRLRRLRLSQVLEMYYSDRGIPVTAIETISHRRRIGPGHGRPTKRAHLLGDLRSADDESAQFSAKALGGTRFHAVFDGEEIEEDATQKQSVDDVTRACQRKNILRSIETDKLKQETYKFVELLQYTTGSVIVDERLMQNICNATVDKFVDQASLLLDTVSDCPSASSEAGRFVVKPNVDLTVVLDGSRDEYRNLQLISYLADLVDVSSYGSSLSVVHGSTGEYMVNKTHSISTTFEQLLRFQGSFPRQLSLSRSFASIVSTLATQMDEERSNFTVGSNAPVVLVFAQAHRIANADFESARRMLRGSFEQFPDLYFGFVTNDGDTFRQLTNFTGTTHSRSADEHYHIIETSLTSIPSFASDLTQMLRSIPQRLIAPNCHTDSNRDFWRATVVREEYEQYLSPGVELRYRLGQLFLRNSENVRVQFMNTDYGEFTVCEGRNHRVAPDNCQTTGPGAESLWFNHTRPCDGVLDHACRSLYYTVRLESSNVLCNENDCRYPDQVRFVIRHEGIRCMSDGNGAERMHLIHSPWMVFCIVTILRLFM; from the exons ATGGAACGTCAACGTCGTGCTTTTAGTGTAGGGCTGTTCTTAGTGCTTTTGTCATTAGTGG GGTTTGTGAAAACTGCCACTGGAAACTACAACATTCCCGATGAACTTATTCATTGCTATCGAGGCAATGGAACACTTCCGGGACCACCACATACGCTACCGTTCCTACTCGAACTGATACGAAAAATTGAACGCCACAATCCTACCACGCTAGATATACGTATGCTAAGTGCTGAAGTCATTCACCG ACTACGCATCGATGGCATTGAGAAAGTTCCGGGTGTAGCCGAAACGGAATTCGTCACTCCACACAGTCCCCGTGGCATAATGGTGCCGAAGTATGCACTTCAACGGCAGCTAGTATCGAACGTGCCGGGACGAATCGATTTCGAAGCATTCTTAACACCGTTCGAAATCTGCAACCTGCACCGGATGTTGAGCAGTTCCGTTGAACCATTCCAGCGCGATGATGAACGGCTGACCTGTCCGCTTACACTGATGAGCAACGATGGTAATGCGCAAGCACCATGGATCACCCAGAACAA ATCGCAGAAGAGCAACTCCAATCGGACGACATTCGCGCGCCCGCTATCCCGCTGTCCGCTCGAGCGTGGAACGTGTCACACCACAGAGTACGGTACGATTGCACCGGGCATAGTGATCATGTCGATTGCGGCCGGCCTCCAGCCACAGAACGTCCTGATCAGTGAGTTCGTGACGGCTTATCGGAAGAAAAATCCGTACGAAAATCTTGAAACCATGGACAAGGCGGACACACGCAAGCAGCTGGACAAGCTGTTTGCTTCGCTCGAATCGATCGATAACATGTACGCGGCCGGATTGGCGGGCGATCTGGCCGAGGTGTGCCTATACCAGGGACCAGCGCTTATGCGGGACGTCGTCATTGGTCTGGCCGGCAGTTGGAACGACACGTACTTCCCACGTGCTCGCTACTTAAGCGAAGCTCACGCCGGGCGATGGGAAATGACGGACAGTGAAATATTGGCCGGCATCGATGGGTTCTTTCTTGCCCAGCAAACACCCCAACTGTACAAACGTTTGCGTCGTTTGCGGCTGTCGCAGGTGCTCGAAATGTACTACAGTGATCGTGGTATACCCGTTACCGCGATCGAAACGATTTCTCATCGTAGACGCATTGGGCCGGGCCACGGGAGACCTACGAAGCGTGCACACTTACTGGGAGATCTACGATCTGCCGACGACGAGAGTGCACAGTTTAGTGCGAAAGCATTAGGTGGGACACGGTTCCACGCCGTGTTTGATGGTGAAGAGATTGAAGAGGATGCGACCCAAAAGCAATCGGTGGATGATGTGACACGTGCTTGCCAGCGGAAAAACATCCTGCGTTCCATCGAAACGGATAAACTGAAACAGGAAACGTACAAGTTCGTGGAACTACTGCAATACACGACAGGCAGCGTGATAGTGGATGAGCGTTTGATGCAGAACATCTGCAACGCGACGGTCGATAAGTTTGTAGATCAAGCTAGCTTGCTATTGGACACGGTGTCTGACTGTCCGTCGGCGAGTTCGGAGGCTGGTAGGTTTGTCGTTAAGCCGAATGTGGATCTTACGGTCGTGCTGGACGGTTCCCGGGACGAGTATCGCAATCTGCAGCTAATATC ATATCTGGCGGATTTAGTAGACGTCTCCAGCTACGGATCGTCCCTGTCCGTTGTACACGGGTCCACTGGTGAATATATGGTGAACAAGACGCATAGTATTTCTACCACGTTTGAACAACTTCTACGCTTTCAAGGATCGT TTCCCCGACAGTTATCGCTCTCTAGAAGTTTTGCCTCGATCGTCAGTACGCTTGCTACACAGATGGATGAAGAGCGATCGAATTTCACCGTCGGATCTAATGCCCCCGTCGTGCTCGTATTCGCTCAAGCCCACCGTATAGCTAATGCGGACTTTGAAAGTGCTCGCAGAATGCTGCGTGGATCGTTTGAACAGTTTCCGGATCTTTATTTCGGTTTTGTCACTAACGATGGAGACACATTCCGGCAGCTAACTAATTTT ACAGGTACAACGCACAGCCGATCGGCGGATGAACATTATCACATCATCGAAACGTCGCTAACATCGATCCCAAGTTTTGCAAGCGATCTTACGCAAATGTTACGCAGTATTCCCCAACGGTTAATTGCGCCCAATTGTCACACGGATAGTAATCGTGACTTTTGGCGGGCGACTGTAGTTCGTGAAGAGTACGAACAGTATCTATCGCCAGGTGTTGAGCTACGGTACCGATTGGGACAGCTGTTCCTGCGCAACAGTGAGAACGTACGGGTACAGTTCATGAACACCGATTATGGGGAGTTTACCGTGTGCGAAGGGCGCAATCATCGAGTCGCACCCGATAACTGCCAAACAACGGGTCCCGGTGCGGAAAGCCTATGGTTCAATCATACCCGTCCGTGTGATGGAGTGCTGGATCATGCATGTCGATCACTGTACTACACCGTACGGTTGGAAAGTTCCAATGTGCTCTGTAACGAAAACGATTGCCGCTATCCTGATCAGGTACGGTTCGTTATACGGCACGAGGGTATTCGATGCATGAGCGATGGTAATGGGGCCGAAAGGATGCATCTTATACATTCACCTTGGATGGTATTTTGTATAGTGACGATACTTAGATTATTTATGTAA
- the LOC126556004 gene encoding protein sly1 homolog codes for MATLKDRQITAIKQMLNLNQPISKAISAEPVWKLLIYDRAGQDIISPLISIRELREMGITLHIQLHSDRDSIPDVPAIYFCAATEENLGRIAQDFQNGLYDVYHLNFIAPISRQKLEDLAAAALQAGCVANIHKVYDQYLNFITLEDDMFVLKHQNSDALSYYAINRANTQDVEMENIMDSIVDSLFAVFVTLGTVPIIRCPKNSAAEMVARKLEKKLRENLWDARNNLFHMDATQTGAFSFQRPLLVLLDRSIDMATPLHHTWTYQALAHDVLELALNRVVVEEDPSADQQHGATGAKPKMKACDLDSRDRFWCTHKGSPFPTVAEAIQEELEQYRSSEEEIKKLKTTMGIDGESDVAFSMVNDNTAKLTSAVNSLPQLLEKKRLIDMHTKIATSILNYIKARRLDSFFELEEKIMSKQALDRALIELLKDPEFGLPEDKMRLFIIYYICSNVPEAEFKRLEETLKECGCDLSPLPYIQRWRSIMKSTLTNSNQYEGSGTKTVSMFSKLVSQGSSFVMEGVKNLVVKRHNLPVTKITEQLMECRSGGSEVDDYLYLDPKLLKGSDVVPKNRAPFQDAIVFVVGGGNYIEYQNLVDFIKSKQSTNSIRRIIYGASTLTNAKQFLKQLSLLGQEIAGA; via the exons ATGGCAACCCTTAAAGATCGGCAGATAA CTGCTATCAAGCAAATGCTTAATCTCAATCAACCCATATCGAAAGCAATATCGGCCGAACCGGTATGGAAGCTTTTGATATACGATCGAGCCGGGCAAGACATTATTTCCCCACTGATATCCATACGCGAGCTGCGTGAGATGGGTATTACGCTGCATAT TCAACTACATTCCGATCGAGATTCCATTCCGGATGTGCCGGCCATCTATTTCTGTGCCGCAACCGAAGAAAATCTGGGCCGTATAGCGCAAGATTTCCAGAACGGGCTGTACGATGTGTATCACCTAAACTTCATTGCACCCATCTCCCGGCAGAAGCTGGAAGATCTTGCTGCCGCGGCACTGCAGGCCGGTTGTGTGGCCAACATTCACAAGGTGTACGATCAGTACTTGAACTTTATTACGTTGGAGGACGATATGTTTGTGTTGAAGCATCAAAATAGTGATGCATTGTCGTATTACG CTATTAATCGTGCCAACACACAGGACGTAGAGATGGAAAACATAATGGATAGTATTGTGGACAGTTTGTTCGCAGTGTTCGTTACACTCGGTACCGTGCCAATTATACGGTGTCCGAAAAACAGTGCCGCCGAGATGGTGGCCCGAAAGTTGGAGAAAAAGCTGCGCGAAAACCTTTGGGACGCTCGCAACAATTTGTTCCACATGGACGCAACACAGACCGGAGCATTTAGCTTCCAGCGGCCGCTACTGGTGCTGCTGGATCGAAGTATCGACATGGCGACACCGTTGCATCATACCTGGACCTACCAAGCATTGGCGCACGATGTGCTGGAGCTAGCCCTGAACCGTGTAGTGGTGGAAGAAGATCCATCGGCAGACCAACAGCACGGTGCGACGGGtgccaaaccaaaaatgaaaGCATGCGACCTTGACTCACGTGATCGGTTCTGGTGCACACACAAGGGCAGCCCATTCCCCACGGTTGCCGAAGCGATACAGGAAGAGCTCGAACAGTACCGCTCGTCGGAGGAAGAGATTAAAAAGCTCAAAACGACGATGGGCATCGACGGCGAGTCGGATGTTGCCTTTTCGATGGTGAACGATAATACGGCCAAACTAACGAGTGCCGTAAATTCGTTGCCCCAGCTGCTAGAAAAGAAGCGCCTTATCGATATGCACACCAAGATTGCGACTTCCATTCTCAACTACATTAAAGCACGTCGGTTAGATTCGTTCTTTGAGCTGGAGGAGAAAATAATGTCGAAGCAGGCGCTCGATCGTGCGCTGATTGAGCTTTTGAAAGATCCGGAATTTGGTCTGCCGGAGGATAAGATGCGCCTGTTCATTATCTACTATATCTGCAGTAACGTGCCCGAGGCGGAATTTAAGCGGCTTGAAGAAACGTTAAAGGAGTGTGGATGTGATTTGTCCCCACTGCCGTACATACAGCGATGGAG GAGCATCATGAAGAGCACTCTCACTAACTCGAACCAATACGAAGGAAGTGGCACGAAAACGGTTTCCATGTTTTCGAAACTTGTGTCGCAAGGGTCGTCTTTCGTTATGGAAGGTGTAAAGAATTTAGTTGTTAAAAGACAC AATCTTCCCGTCACAAAAATTACCGAACAGCTGATGGAGTGCCGGTCGGGCGGTTCGGAGGTGGACGACTACCTATATCTCGATCCAAAGCTGCTCAAGGGAAGTGATGTGGTGCCGAAAAATCGTGCCCCATTCCAGGACGCTATCGTGTTCGTGGTGGGTGGTGGTAATTACATTGAGTACCAAAATTTGGTCgattttataaaatcgaaGCAAAGTACCAACAGCATTCGGCGCATCATTTACGGTGCCTCTACGCTAACCAATGCCAAACAGTTCCTGAAGCAACTGTCACTGCTCGGGCAGGAAATTGCCGGTGCATAG